The window CCGGTATCCGACGACTTGCTGTACCCTCTGGCAGCCCGGATGAACTGAAGGACGTCGCCGGCACGCTCGTTCAGTTCGAGGATGAACTCGCCGGTCACCCGATTGGTGACGCTGACGACGCCCATGGTCTCGTCCGACCCGACCAATCCCTGCAAGCGAACCGCGACGTCGGTTTCGTGGGCCTCGAGCGTGTTGCCTTCCGGCCCGGTGAGGCGCTCTCGAAGCATCGTCGCCGGGCCGGTGAAATCGATCGATACCGACGGTTGCTCGGGGTCGCCGTCGGTTTCGGCCCAGTCGATGTTGCTGACATCCAGCGTGAAGTGTTCGCGCCTCATTACGCACTCGAGGATTCGTCCTCACGCGGTAAGAACGTAACGCCCAGATGTGACTGGCACCCACGACGACGCGCCCTAAGGGGGCCGCCTGATTTAAGACGGTTCGGCCACCAGTTGTCATGAATACGGACGGACACGGAACACGATGGATCACACACGCGACACGGACGCCGAACACGAATCGACCGCGAGCGAGTCGTCGGCGTCACCGCCGGACACATCGGCCGTTTCCACTGACGCTTCCGAGGACGATCCGATCCTCGAGTCGACGTTCGATCGTCTCACACGAACGTTCCACCGCGTCCTCGAGACGTTACAGGGGTCACAGATAGAGGTCACCGCCTACGATCCGAACACGCACGATCCGCTCGTGGAATTCGACGGCGGCGACGACCGCAGGGAGGTCGACCGATACTGGGTCAACGCGCCCTTTGCGTTCGTGGTGATCCAGTACGACGACGACGCCAGCGAACATCGCTACCAAACGGTCGAACCCGACCTTACCGAGGACGAACGCGTCATGCTCGAGACGCTCCTCGACGACGTTCGCGACCCGCTGCTCTACCGTGATGACGACAGGGTGGACATCGAGACGCTGCTCCGGGAGACGATCCACGAGTACCTCGAGCGCTACGGGGCGGAGATCGACATGGCGACGTTTTACCGGCTGTTTTACTACATCTTTAGGGACTTCCGGGGGTACGGTCGACTGGATCCGATCATGCACGACCCGCACGTCGAGGACATCTCCTGTGACGGATACGCCTTGCCTATTTTCGTCTACCACGACCAGTACACAGACATCAAGACGAACGTCTCGTTCGACGGGGAGGAACTCGACCGATTCGTCGTCCGCCTGGCCCAGCATTCCGGGCGACACATCTCGATCGGCGACCCGATGGTCGAGACCACCCTCCAAGACGGCTCTCGAGCGGAGTTGGCACTGGGTCAGGAGGTCACGCCGCGGGGGTCGGCCTTCACGATCCGTAAGTACGCCGACGAGCCACTCACGCCGATCGACCTGATCGAGTACGGAACCTTCAGCATCGAACAGATGGCGTACCTCTGGCTGGCGATCGAACACAACAGAAGTCTGATCTTCGCGGGGGGCACCGCCTCGGGGAAGACGACCAGTATGAACGCGATCTCGATGTTTATCCCCCCTCGTTCGAAGGTACTCACGATCGAGGACACCCGCGAACTCCAGCTGTATCACGACAACTGGCTCTCCTCGGTCACTCGCGAGCGGATTCACGAGGGCAAAGACGTCACGATGTACGACCTCCTCCGATCAGCGCTGCGCCACCGCCCGGAGTACATCGTCGTCGGTGAGGTTCGGGGCAACGAGGCGATCACCCTCTTTCAGGCGATGAACACCGGCCACACGACCTACTCGACGATGCACGCCGATTCGGTACAGACGGTGATCAACCGCCTCGAGAACGAGCCGATCAACGTTCCGCGGGCGATGGTACAGAGTCTCGACATCCTCTCGGTGCAGACGCTGACGCGACTTGGCGGTGAGCGCGTCCGTCGAAACAAGGGGCTCGCAGAGATCGAGGGCATCGATCAGCGGACGGGCGAACTCGACTACTCGATGGCCTACACCTGGGACAGCGACACGGATACGTTCACCCACGAAAACAGCCGCGTTCTGGAGGAGATCCGCGTCGACCGCGGCTGGAGCCAGCGAGAGCTGTTGACCGAGCAGCAAAACCGGGAAGCGTTTCTCAGGTACGCTCTCGAGAACGGCGTGTCCGACTACCGTCGGTTTACCGCCCTCGTCAACGAGTACTACGCAGACCAGGAACGCGTGCTCGAGGTGATCAGTGAGACAGGGGTCGACACCGATGCTGGAGCCGATGAGGGCACCGACACCAACGAGGCACCACCGAACGATTCGACCCAGTCGGTCGAACCGGAGAACGCCACTCGAGGGGATTCGCGGTGACGCACTCGAGCTGTGACGGCAATAGGCTCACTCGTGGTTGTAGAACCACCCACGACGACATCCCCCGTGAGCCCGGAACGGGCGATGGATACTCCCCATCGGCAATCCAATCCGCCCGTTTCGGTGGCGGTCGCTCCCGACTATCGAGGCTCGAGGAACGACCGGAATGACCCTCACGAACTTCCTTCCCCTGGCGATTGCCGCCCTGATCTGTACGCCGGTACTGCTGGCGGTCGTCAACAGACGCGTCGATACGGTCGTCACTCGCGGTGCCGTCGGACTCTTTGGAACCTACGTCGAGGAGTTCCGATCCGAACACCCCGGCCGACAGGACGCCCTCAGGGCGGCTCACTTCGGGACGACCTACCGCGAGTACGGCTCGAAGTCGTTCCTCTACGCCGGATTGCTCGCCATCGTCGGCAGCATCCTCGGCATCTACCTCATCTGGGGGCTGTTGCTCGTTCTCTCGATCGATCCCGAAGTGATGCGCGAGCAGCTCCCCGAACTACTGTCGTTCCTGGCAAACGTCGGCGGCGTCCCCTCGCTCTCGATGCTCGAGCTGTTCGGCCTGTTGCTCGCCTCCTGTCTCACCCTGGGCGTCCTCGCTGGCGGGGGAACCTACTGGCTCCGCTGGTGGTACCCGAGCTACGTCGCCGACAACCGGGCCCGTCGGATCGAGGCATCGCTCCCGGCGACGGTGTCGTTCATCTACGCGCTTTCGAAAAGCGGGATGGAGTTCCCGAAAGTCGTGCGAATCGTCGCCGCACACGACGCCACCTACGGGGAAGCGGCAACCGAGTTCGAGGTGGCCGTCCGGAACATGGACACCTTCGGGATGGACGTGATCACGGCACTTCAGACGATGAGCCGGCGCTCGCCTAGCCCGCAGTTTCGGGAGTTCAGCGAGAACCTCGTGAGCGTCCTCCAGAGCGGCCACAGCCTCTCGTCGTTTCTCGAGCGGCAGTATCACGATTACCAGGAGGAATCGGAGTCCCAGCAGGAGCGAATGCTCGACCTGCTGGGGACGCTCGCCGAATCGTACGTCACCGTGCTGGTTGCTGGCCCGCTGTTTCTCATCACTATTCTGTTCGTCATCGGCATCTCCGTCGGTGACACGCTCGACCCGATGCAGGCGCTGATCTACCTCATCTTGCCGTTCGGAAACCTCGCCTTCATCGTTTATCTGAGTATGGTAACTGACTCGGTGAACCCCGGTCGAGCCGTCGACATGGGCGATGATGTCGACCAGCCTCGGCCACTCGACGCCGCGTCCGTCCGACCCGATGGCGGCCAGACGGTCAGGACGCGCGCCGCCGCGAACGTCGAGCGAATCCGCATCTACCGACGAATCCGGTGGCTCAGAAACCGGCTCGACGATCCGTTCGAGACGCTCGTCGACCGACCCGAACTGACACTCATCCTCACCGGCCCGATCGCACTCGGGGCCGTTGCGTGGCACCTTCCGCGTGCTCGAACCGAGGCGGGTCTCGGACTGACCGCCATCGACGACGTGCTGGTACTCGCCGGACTGTTCGTCGGCGCGGTGTTCGCGCTGGTGTACGAGATTCATCGGCGACGGATCAACGCGGTCGAGGCCGCAGTTCCCGACCTCCTCGACCGACTCGCCAGCATCAACGAGGCCGGAATGCCGCTCATCTCGGCGATGGATCGGATTCGCGACTCCGATCTCGGGGCGCTCGACGTCGAACTCGACCGAATCTGGGCGGACGTCCAGTGGGGTGCCGACCTCGAGACGGCGCTCGTTCGCTTCGGCGGTCGCGTGCGGACGCGAGCGACCTCCCGCGTCGTCACCCTGTTGACCGAGGCGATGAACGCGAGCGGGAATCTCGCGACGGTGTTGCGGATCGCCTCCCGGCAGGCGGCGGCCGAACGGCGGCTCAGGCGCGAGCGTCGGCAGGCGATGCTCGAGTACATGGTCGTCGTCTACATCTCGTTTCTCGTCTTCCTGTTCATCATCGCTATTCTGGCGGGATACATGCTCCCGAATCTGCAGGTCGGCGGCTTCGAATCCGGTGTCGAGGGGGTCGATCCGACCCAGGTCGACGGGTTGTCGGGCCTCGAGGACGTCGATCCCGATGTCTACACGACGCTGTTCTATCACGCGACGCTCATTCAGGGTGCACTCTCCGGGTTGATCGCCGGGCAGTTGAGCACGGGTGACGTCAAGGCGGGTGTGAAACACGCTGTGTTCATGGTCGGAATCTCGTTCGTGCTGTTTGCGGTGTTGCTTTGATCTGTGCAGTGTTGCTCAGATCTCTGTTCGTCTGGCGCCTCGGACAATTCGCTCGTCGATGCCAGTGACCACCTCGAGTGAGGGAACACTACCCTCGAGTCTTCTTCCATCACCGCTCTCGAACGCCTCGCTACCACCGATGGGCCTGACGAACGCTTTTTATCCCGAGGTGTCCGACTCTCGAACGAATGGACAGACGGATCGAGGTTCGTGACACCTACGACCGGATCGCGACACACTTCGCCGCCACCCGCGAGTACGCCTGGCCGGAGGTCGAGGAGTACCTCGAGACCCATGCAACCGGTGAAATCGGTCTCGACCTCGGCTGTGGAAACTGTCGACATGCCGAAGCCATGTCCGCTTCCATCGATGTCGTCCTCGGCCTCGACGTCAGCCGCGGCCTGCTCGAGACTGGACGCGAACGCACACAGAATCGAGGATTCGACGTCGATCTCGTGCAGGCAGATGCGGCGTCGATCCCGCTTCGGGACGACCTCGTGTACACCGCCGTGTACGTCGCAACCCTCCACCACCTGCCGACGCGGGAGGCTCGCGTGGACAGCCTCGACGAATTGGCTCGCGTGCTCGCTCCAGACGGCACGGCACTGGTGAGCGCCTGGAGCACCGCACACGACGCTTTCGAAGAGACCGAGGGGTTCGATACGACCGTCGCGTGGACGCTGCCAGGCGGGGAGGCCGTCGACCGCTTCTATCACATCTACGATCCCGACGAGTTCCGGGCTGATCTCGAGTCGAGCGCCCTCGAGACCGTTTCGTTCGAACTCTCGAGTGGGAACTGTTATGCGGTCGTTCGGCCGTCTTCATAGTATGGCCGACCTCAATCAGATCGCGAAGCGAATACACAACATTTCGCCCAGGCCGGTTCGACTGACCCTCGACGACGGCACCGAAGCAACGTTCCGCATGGACTGGGTGGAGTTCTTCCAGCAGGAATTCAAGGGAGAGGGAAGTCGCGAGAACGAACCCGACGTCGAGTACCGGTTTATCTCGAGTGAAGACAACGAGTCGGTTCTCGTCGGCCGAAAGAAGCCGGACGACGACGGCTGGTCGATGATCGGCTCGGTGCTCGAGGCCGAAGCGGTCGAGGACGCGGAGTGACGAGGTGACCGACGCTCGCCGTCGACCGGTAGCCAGTAGTTGAATACACGTTCATTGTATCCTCTTCGCAAGAGAACCAGCAACGTCTGAATCGTTTCAATCGGGACGTCCGGCTTCCGGCGGGCCGTCCCACGCCGTCGCATCATCGTGTGGCTCGTACCCGATGACCTCGCGGGCGCGCTCGAGGTCGAACCAGCTTCGGTCGCTCGCGCTCCGACCGTAGAACACCTCGAACCCACCACTCTCGCCGTCGTCGGCTCGAGCGCCACCGTGCTCGAGACAGCGGGCCACCTCCTGTGCGAAATCGCGCCGCGACTGCCACATACACTGCTGGCGGGCGACCTGTTCTGCGTAGTCGTCGCTCTCGCGCTCGAACGAGCCGCGGTCGACACCACGCTCGGCATCCCCGTACGGGTGGTCGTACTCGGGGTCGCGAATCGAGCAGATGCGGATCGCATACCCCTGGAGACCGTGGGTATCGGCAGCGAGTTGTCCCATCGCTTCGCCGAAAACTTTGACGACGCCGTACCGGGAGTCCGGCCGTGGCGGCACGGTGTGATCGATCTCGAGTTCGAATGCCGGCTCGTAGATGTCGGGTGCGTGTTCGACCTCGTACATGCCGACCGCGTGATTCGAGGAGGCGTAGACGACGGTGTCGACGTCTTCGTTGGCGGCGGCCTCGAGCACGTTACAGATCGCCTGACAGCTGGCACCGAAGCCGGCGCTCCACTCGAGCGATCGATCGCTCGGCCCGCCGAGGAAATCAGGCATCCCCAGGTGAACGACCGCGTCCTGGCCTTCCATTGCGGCTCGGACGGTCGCATAGTCGGTGACGTCACCGACCAGCGTCTCGTACTCCGGATCCGAATGGGGTTCGATGTCGAGCCAGGTCGTCTCGAGGGGAGCCTCGAGTTCGTCCTCGAGGTGGTCGCGAAGGGCTGTTCCAACGGTACCGTTTGCGCCGGTGACGAGTACGTTCACGACCTGTCGTACGGGAGCATACCACATATACGCTGGCGGCGTTCACGCTCCCGGTCGTCGAATCCGTTGCTCGAGCGAGGGGTGTCAACCTATAGTAACAACTGCAACGATTTACACACTGATCGCCGACATGTCTGGCGATCAGATGTGCATTGACTTGCAGTGGCTACTATATCTGCCGCGTCGCTCACCAAACCAACTCGCGGTAGAAGTGCGCGGTCCGGGATTTGAACCCGGGTCATCAGCTTGGAAGGCTGAGGTCATAGCCGCTAGACCAACCACGCTCGCAATCGCTGGTTTGCTTTCCAGGTTTAAGGGCGTTCCCTTTTCGTCTGCTACTTATTGGATTCGCACTCGAGCAGCGAAAGCGACGAGTTGGGGGATAGGTATCCTCGACGCGGCGATCGGGTCGACGGTGTACTCACCTGTCTCGACAGTCTCGAGATGGACATCGGTGACGTTATCGCGGACACGCCGTGGCGAACGTCGGGATACGACGCCTCTGGGGAGCCGATCGAGAACGCGGCACAGTACCTCGACGACGACGTTCCGAACCCGTTCTAGAACGCGTCACTCATCCCCTGTTCGAACTAAACTGAACGACACCTATTTGGGAAAGAAACTACAACTGATGCCAATGAACCGGAGACAGTTCCTGACGGCGATCACCGGGGGCTTGATCGCCGTTGCCGGCTGTACGCAGACGGAGACGGAGATCCCGGGACTCGAGCCGGATCGGGAACTGTGGTCGTTTCAATCGATCGACCAGCAACGTGTCTCGACGACGCCTGCTGTCCGTGACGGTCGGGTCTACGTCGGGAGCGACGATCACAACGTCTATGCGCTGGCGGCGGATACCGGTCGTGAGATCTGGCAGTTCGAAACGGACGGTGGTGTCCAATCGTCGCCAGCGATGGCCGATGAAACACTGTACATTGGGAGTCTCGACCACCATCTCTACGCACTCGGATTCGACGGCACCGAACGGTGGTCGGTCGTAACGGGAGACAAAGTGTACGCATCACCGACGGTCACGGCGGATCGGGTACTGATCGGGAGTCGGGATTCGTACCTCTACGCGCTCGAATCGGATTGTGGTGAGTCGATCTGGCGGACGTATATTGGCGGCGTCGTTTTCTCGAAAGCGACAGTCGACTCCGAGTACGTCTACATCGGCGGAGGAGACGGTGATCTCGTCAAACTACGCCTGGACGATGGCACCATCGAGTGGCGAGCCCTGACCGACGAGCGGGTGTCAGTCACGCCTACTATCGTCGACGATCGAGTTCTCTTTGCGGATCACGATGGGGGCGTGTACGCGCTCTCTCGATCGGACGGGGAGACGCTGTGGACGAAAGAACTGAGCGATGGTGTCGCCTCCTCACCTACGGTTCAGGATGGGACTGTCTACTTCGGCAGTTGGGATACGACAATCTATGCGGTGGATCTCGAGACGGGGGAGTTAACGTGGGAAGTCGACGCCTACGGACACGAGAGTTCGACGCCAACGATCGTGGACGGCGTCCTCTACATCGGTGACTCGTGGGGGATCGTGTACGCGCTCGATCCGCAGACGGGTGATGCGTACTGGCGGTTCGAAACGGGGAACGCGGTAAACGCCTCGCCGACGATCGTCGATGGCGTCGCGTATATCGCGAGCAACGACGGTCACGTGTATGCACTCGACGTGACCTGACGCGACGGGGACTCCCGATCGTGGCATTCGGTCGGGTGGCGTCGTTCCTCCGACCGCCTCCTCAGTCACGGCGCTCTCCTTCTCAGCCACGGATAGGTCGCGCCTGCGAGACCGATTCACGAATTCCCTCGAGCGGAGAAACAGTCAACTCGTGAACGCCCCCAGAACGGCGAAAACAACGACCTGACTGGTCAGATATCCTCTGCGACGACAGTCACGGTTCGGTCGGTGCCCGCAAACGTCGTCCACTCGCGGTCGGTGAGCGTTCCATCGTCGTCTGTGCCCCTCGAGACGGCGATTGGGCCGAAGGTGTACTCGCCCGTCTCGAGGAGGTCGTCGGGGGCTTCGGCGAAGTGGGTGAGATCCTCGTAGACCGATTGGGTCTCCTCCAGCCCGAAGTAGACGTGCGTGCCGCCGCCGTCGGCGGCTGCCGTCGCCTCGGCGTCGCCGAACGCTTCGTCGACCGTCCAGTTCTCCGGCACCGTGTCGCGTACGATGACGGGTTCGGTCGCCTGGACGTCGAGTTCCGTCCGGTTGGTCTGTCCCCCGGTAAAGATCGAACCGGAATCATTGCGCTCCCCCTCGACGGCGAACGTCGATCCTTGGTCGTGATCTCCGATCGTCCGGACGACTTCGCCGTCGACGAACCGTCGTTGTTCCATGCCGAACGCGTTGACGAGAACGGTGAACCCGAAGTACGAGAGGACGTAGTTCTTCAGTCCAAACGGGTGGAGTTCTTGCTGGCTGGCCGGCGGCAACAGGCCGCCGATGGCGTGGATTCCTCGCCACCCCTCGGTATCGGTGAAGATCGAACCACAACTCACCAGGCCGTCAGTCGTTCCGGCGACGGTTCCGCCGGACGTCTCGAACGCCTCCGCGTCGACCAGCGTCATCGGGGCGTCGTCCGCGTACGGATAGCCGAGCGGCGCGACTTTCCACGTCATTCGCTGGATCGGGCGCGTGTCGGTGAGCAACGGATGGTCGTCGGCTTTCTCCTCCAGGTGACTGACCCCGAACGTGTCGTCGACGACGTCGTCCGTCTCGACGTCGGGTGCCGTTTCCATCGCCGCAAGGAGGTGAAGGCCGGTGTCGGTCAGGACGAGGTTGCCGCCCGACTCGACGTAGTCGTCGATCGCCGCGACGTAGTTCGCAGGATCGTCGCCGCGGTCGTCGTGGGCGACCACGAGGTGATCGGCGTCGACGCCGGCCTCGGCGACCTCCGCTGGCGTCAGCGCGACCGTGGTGAGTAGTTCGTTTTCTGACTCGAGATCGTCGAAGAACGCGAGCGGCGTGACCTCGTACTCCTCCTGCTCGAATCCGAGCGCCTCTCTAGGGTCTGGGTGTTCGGCCGTCGATTGGAGCGTCCCGACGTGGGCGTGGAGTTCCG of the Natronosalvus vescus genome contains:
- a CDS encoding DUF5793 family protein, which codes for MRREHFTLDVSNIDWAETDGDPEQPSVSIDFTGPATMLRERLTGPEGNTLEAHETDVAVRLQGLVGSDETMGVVSVTNRVTGEFILELNERAGDVLQFIRAARGYSKSSDTGEGRYQVTITLDGEPFVEYDKRTFLVYDDEGSLLRHHSLIPSGVEL
- a CDS encoding type II/IV secretion system ATPase subunit produces the protein MDHTRDTDAEHESTASESSASPPDTSAVSTDASEDDPILESTFDRLTRTFHRVLETLQGSQIEVTAYDPNTHDPLVEFDGGDDRREVDRYWVNAPFAFVVIQYDDDASEHRYQTVEPDLTEDERVMLETLLDDVRDPLLYRDDDRVDIETLLRETIHEYLERYGAEIDMATFYRLFYYIFRDFRGYGRLDPIMHDPHVEDISCDGYALPIFVYHDQYTDIKTNVSFDGEELDRFVVRLAQHSGRHISIGDPMVETTLQDGSRAELALGQEVTPRGSAFTIRKYADEPLTPIDLIEYGTFSIEQMAYLWLAIEHNRSLIFAGGTASGKTTSMNAISMFIPPRSKVLTIEDTRELQLYHDNWLSSVTRERIHEGKDVTMYDLLRSALRHRPEYIVVGEVRGNEAITLFQAMNTGHTTYSTMHADSVQTVINRLENEPINVPRAMVQSLDILSVQTLTRLGGERVRRNKGLAEIEGIDQRTGELDYSMAYTWDSDTDTFTHENSRVLEEIRVDRGWSQRELLTEQQNREAFLRYALENGVSDYRRFTALVNEYYADQERVLEVISETGVDTDAGADEGTDTNEAPPNDSTQSVEPENATRGDSR
- a CDS encoding type II secretion system F family protein, which produces MTLTNFLPLAIAALICTPVLLAVVNRRVDTVVTRGAVGLFGTYVEEFRSEHPGRQDALRAAHFGTTYREYGSKSFLYAGLLAIVGSILGIYLIWGLLLVLSIDPEVMREQLPELLSFLANVGGVPSLSMLELFGLLLASCLTLGVLAGGGTYWLRWWYPSYVADNRARRIEASLPATVSFIYALSKSGMEFPKVVRIVAAHDATYGEAATEFEVAVRNMDTFGMDVITALQTMSRRSPSPQFREFSENLVSVLQSGHSLSSFLERQYHDYQEESESQQERMLDLLGTLAESYVTVLVAGPLFLITILFVIGISVGDTLDPMQALIYLILPFGNLAFIVYLSMVTDSVNPGRAVDMGDDVDQPRPLDAASVRPDGGQTVRTRAAANVERIRIYRRIRWLRNRLDDPFETLVDRPELTLILTGPIALGAVAWHLPRARTEAGLGLTAIDDVLVLAGLFVGAVFALVYEIHRRRINAVEAAVPDLLDRLASINEAGMPLISAMDRIRDSDLGALDVELDRIWADVQWGADLETALVRFGGRVRTRATSRVVTLLTEAMNASGNLATVLRIASRQAAAERRLRRERRQAMLEYMVVVYISFLVFLFIIAILAGYMLPNLQVGGFESGVEGVDPTQVDGLSGLEDVDPDVYTTLFYHATLIQGALSGLIAGQLSTGDVKAGVKHAVFMVGISFVLFAVLL
- a CDS encoding class I SAM-dependent methyltransferase; its protein translation is MDRRIEVRDTYDRIATHFAATREYAWPEVEEYLETHATGEIGLDLGCGNCRHAEAMSASIDVVLGLDVSRGLLETGRERTQNRGFDVDLVQADAASIPLRDDLVYTAVYVATLHHLPTREARVDSLDELARVLAPDGTALVSAWSTAHDAFEETEGFDTTVAWTLPGGEAVDRFYHIYDPDEFRADLESSALETVSFELSSGNCYAVVRPSS
- a CDS encoding transcriptional regulator, with the protein product MADLNQIAKRIHNISPRPVRLTLDDGTEATFRMDWVEFFQQEFKGEGSRENEPDVEYRFISSEDNESVLVGRKKPDDDGWSMIGSVLEAEAVEDAE
- a CDS encoding NAD-dependent epimerase/dehydratase family protein; amino-acid sequence: MNVLVTGANGTVGTALRDHLEDELEAPLETTWLDIEPHSDPEYETLVGDVTDYATVRAAMEGQDAVVHLGMPDFLGGPSDRSLEWSAGFGASCQAICNVLEAAANEDVDTVVYASSNHAVGMYEVEHAPDIYEPAFELEIDHTVPPRPDSRYGVVKVFGEAMGQLAADTHGLQGYAIRICSIRDPEYDHPYGDAERGVDRGSFERESDDYAEQVARQQCMWQSRRDFAQEVARCLEHGGARADDGESGGFEVFYGRSASDRSWFDLERAREVIGYEPHDDATAWDGPPEAGRPD
- a CDS encoding PQQ-binding-like beta-propeller repeat protein, whose product is MNRRQFLTAITGGLIAVAGCTQTETEIPGLEPDRELWSFQSIDQQRVSTTPAVRDGRVYVGSDDHNVYALAADTGREIWQFETDGGVQSSPAMADETLYIGSLDHHLYALGFDGTERWSVVTGDKVYASPTVTADRVLIGSRDSYLYALESDCGESIWRTYIGGVVFSKATVDSEYVYIGGGDGDLVKLRLDDGTIEWRALTDERVSVTPTIVDDRVLFADHDGGVYALSRSDGETLWTKELSDGVASSPTVQDGTVYFGSWDTTIYAVDLETGELTWEVDAYGHESSTPTIVDGVLYIGDSWGIVYALDPQTGDAYWRFETGNAVNASPTIVDGVAYIASNDGHVYALDVT